The window TTGGCAGTGTTTTTGTCCCAAAATGTGATTTAAGGttcccaaagctttttactatcattctttatatcagtTTTTAACTTTGTTTGGCATGTCATGTAAGTTtggtcagtgtttgttgctggtgtATCCCTAAGGGGTTGGGGTATGGGTATTTGGGGTTTGCAAATGGGTATTAAAGGGGGTTGAATGGGTATGGTTATGAATGATGGGGGTTGGCTTTTTTGTCCCAAAAATGGATTTAAGGGCtattttactatcattctttatatcaggGGGTTGGGGTATGGTAGGGGTTGGGGTATGGGTTGGGATGGGTATTAGGGGTTGGGAGTATTAGGGGTTGGGAGTATTAGGGGTTGGGGTATGGGTATTAGGGGGTTGGGGTATGGGTATTAGGGGGGTTGGGGCATAATGGGGTATTAGGGAGTTGGGGTGTAGAGAAGACATTCAGTGTATAGAGGATGACTGGCTCACAGCTCCGTGACATCAGCGTGAGTTCGGCCAATAGGAATGACACTGGGGTAGATGTTGATTGGCTGGAGATAAGACAGGAAGTCTTTTATCTGGaaacaggaagaagagaagagtatcacacagaggcagacaggcaCAGACCGAGGTAGACAGACAGATAAGCAGGCAGGTTTCTCACCTCAGAGTAGGATGAGTGGAAGGAAAAGCAGGCTCTGTAGGAACTGGCACCTGTCCTGAAAACATTACACATCTGTGTAAGATAATGTGtatgtgtttttctgtgtgtgtgtgtgtgtgtgtgtttctctgagtgtgtgtgtgtgtttctctgagtgtgagtgtgtgtatgtgtgtctctgagtgtgtgtacCTGAGATAACCTTAGTCCTCTGTGTtctctgagtgtgtgtatgtgtgtttctgaGTGTGTACCTGATGATAACCTTAGTCCTCTGTGTTCTCTGAGTCCAAGTGTGTatagtgtgagtgtgtttgaCTGATGATGTTTAGTCCTCTGTGTTCtctgagtgtgagtgtgtttctGAGTGTGTGTACCTGATGATAACCAAAGTCCTCTGTGTTCTCTGAGTGTGACATGTTTGGAGTGTGAGTTTGTTACTGTGTGTTTGAGTGATAACCTTAGTCCTCTGGGTTCTCCTCATCCAAACCACATAGTGGAGGGTTTGATACTGATGATGTTTAGAGGACTCCTCCTCCTACACAacgacatgtttctattggttaggactcctcatcctacacaacgacatgtttctattggttaggactcctcatcctacacaacgacatgtttctattggttaggacctcatcctacacaacgacatgtttctattggttaggactcctcatcctacacaacgacatgtttctattggttaggactcctcatcctacacaacgacatgtttctattggttaggactcctcatcctacacaacgacatgtttctattggttaggactcctcatcctacacatgtttctattggttaggactcctcctcctacacaacgacatgtttctattggttaggactcctcatcctacacaacgacatgtttctattggttaggactcctcatcctacacaacgacatgtttctattggttaggactcctcatcctacacaacgacatgtttctattggttaggactcctcatcctacacaacgacatgtttctattggttaggactcctcatcctacacaacgacatgtttctattggttaggactcctcatcctacacaacgacatgtttctattggttaggactcctcatcctacacaacgacatgtttctattggttaggactcctcatcctacacaacgacatgtttctattggttaggactcctcatcctacacaacgacatgtttctattggttagggCTCCTCATCCTAcacatgtttctattggttaggcTCCTCATCCTAcacatgtttctattggttagggCTCCTCATCCTAcacatgtttctattggttagggCTCCTTCATCTTAcacatgtttctattggttaggactcctcatcctacacaacgacatgtttctattggttagggCTCATCATCCTAcacatgtttctattggttagggGTTTCTAAGAGAAAGGGGGCGTGTAGCAGCGTTACCTTGGGGTGACGGCAGGCATGGATCTGAGTGGCTCGATCCGTGGTCACATGACTCAGAATCTCTGGCATCTTCTTAAACATGTCCAGGCTTTTCACATGAATCTACAACACACCACGTGTCATTATTTGTCATGCTTAACAAAGTGTGTGTTTAAAATAAATCTTATTTGGTATCGGTGTCCCATCCatgggacagttgagctaacgtaggccaATGTGATTagtatgaggttgtaagtaacaagaacagtcatatctgatattgtcagaaagcttaaattcttattaatctaactgtactgtccaatgtacagtagctattacagtgaaagaatatcatgctattgtttgagaacttagttattaataaacaaattaggcacatttgggcagtcttgatacatttttaaagaaatgcaatggttcattggatcagtctaaaactgtgcacatactgctgccatctagtggccaaaatctaaatgtcacctaggctggaataatacattatggcctttctcttgcattttaaAGATAAATGGTACAAAAAAGCTATTTATTTGTattgttattctcctacattcatttcacatttccacaaacttcaaagtgtttcctttcaaatggtaccaagaatatgcatatccttgcttccggagctacaggcagttagatttgggtatgtcattttaggtggaaATTGAAAAAGGGGGCGGATCCTCAAGAGGTTTTAAGTGTTGGTCACCTACCTGTGTGTGAAACTCGTCCCCCAGGTTAGTGAAGAGGTATTCATATCCATATGCAGCTTTACAATTCAGCCACACTGTATGGTACACACTCCTACTGACCCAGTCCTGTACCAGCCCCGGATAGCATGTAGACAcgtctcctacacacacacacacacacacacacacacagtcctgtacCAGCCCCCGGATAGCATGTAGACAcgtctcctacacacacacacacacacacacacacacacacacacctgtaccaGCCCCGGATAGCATATAGACAcgtctcctacacacacacacacacacacacacacacacacacacacacacacacacagtcacacacacacacacacacacacacacacacacacacacacagtcctgtacCAGCCCCCGGATAGCATATAGACACgtctctcctacacacacactctgcagcTCTCTCCCCTGAAGCTCTCTCGCTCTATAGATCTCTccctgtgtagctctctctctctctgtgtagctagctctctctctgtgtgtagctctctctctctctctgtgtagctctctctctctgtgctctctctctctgtgtagctctctctctgtgtgctctctagctctctctctgtgtagtgtagctttgtctctctctctgtgtagctctctctctctgtgtgtagtgtagctctctctctctgtctgtgtagctctctctctgtctgtgtagctctctctctgtgtgtagctctctctctctgtgtagctctctctgtgtgtgtagctctcgctctctctctgtgtagctctgctctctctgtagctctagctctctctgtctcgctctcgctctctctgtgtagtgctcgctctcgctctctctatgtAGCTCtgtgtgtagctctctctctcgctctgtagcGCTCTCAGAATCCCACACACTCACCCTGCTGGGGATCTGGTAGAAGCGAGGGTCGTAAAAGGTGGAGTCCAGATACACACTCTTGATGTCTTTCACCctgaaacaacacaacacactgtctggcaTTGGAACTGAGGACCACTGTATATTGCCTAGgtttatgtaaagaaaaaagtatttaataagaatatttcattcattcagatctaggatgtgttattttagtgttccctttatttttttgatatATATTACTTACAGGACGACTGATcctgttgaagtgtacctatgatgaaaattacaggcctcatcttttaagtgggagaacttgcacaattggtggctgactaaatactttttgccccactgtgtgtgtgtgtatttatgcaaGTATGTATGTACGTATTGGTGCTGACTAAATATTtgctttgcgtgtgtgtgtgtatatgtatgtacttTTGGGTGCCCTGCCTGTGGTGtaactgtatatgtatgtgtgtgtgtgtaatgtggtggctgactaaatactttttgccccactgtgtgtgtgtgtatatgtatgtacatatgcgtgtgtgtgtgtgtatgtatgtatgtatgtatgtatgtatgtatgtatgtgtatgtatgtatgtatgtatgtgtgtgtgtgtgtgtgtatcagtgtatgtatgtaatatatgcgtgtgtgtatgtatatgtatgtaagtatgtgtgtgtgtgtgtgtgtagtgtgtgtgtgtgtgtgtgtgtgtgtgtgtgtgtgtgtgtgtgtgtgtgtgtacctgctccCAGAGTGGAGGAGTTCTATGCGGGAGGCGTCTCCCTTCGCCAGTCGGAAGTCTCCTGTGTACAACACCGTACCCTGGGCCCTCTACCAAGAACCtacacaaaaaacacacaaagtAGTGTTGGGAGATATACAGATTTTCATACCTTCATATCGTTCCTGTACCATAACGGGGTATACGGTACAAATTAATGAATGAATATATATCTCAGTGCCAGTTAAAtaagacacacctactcattccagggtcaGTACATCTTAGCTAGGCACACTCAAAATGATAGAAACAGTGGTGTAGCAGGCACCCCTGAGATCATTTAGTCAGTACATCTTAGCTAGGATAATGATAGAAACAGTGGTGTAGCAGGCACCCTGAGATCATTTAGTCAGTACATCTTAGCTAGGGAATGATAGAAACAGTGGTGTAGCAGGCACCCCTGAGATCATTTAGTCAGTACATCTTAGCTAGGGAAATGATAGAAACAGTGGTGTAGCAGGCACCCCTGAGATCATTTAGTCAGTACATCTTAGCTAGGGAAATGATCGTTAGAAACAGTGGTGTAGCAGGCACCCCCGTGAGGCTCAGAGCGTTAGAGGGCCCTCACCCCCAAAAATATCACACTGTCGCTATTTCTAAATAGCCCAGAACGCAGTAGCTGTATATCACCCAAGTCTAACTAACACACACAAGCTAGGTGATACGTCATAttaccagaaacacacacaagctaggtgacaccacaaacacaagctaggtgatacGTCATAttaccagaaacacacacaacctaggtgacaccacaaacacaagctaggtgacacaaacacacacaagcacaagctaggtgataccacaaacacaagcacaaggtgacaccacaaacacaagctaggtgacaccacaaacacaagctaggtgacaccacaaacacaagctaggtgacaccacaaacacaagctaggtgacaccacaaacacaagctaggtgacaccacaaacacaagctaggtgacaccacaaacacaagctaggtgacaccacaaacacaagctaggtgacaccacaaacacaagctaggtgacaccacaaacacaagctaggtgacaccacaaacacaagctaggtgacaccacaaacacaagctaggtgacaccacaaacacaagctaggtgataccacaaacacaagctaggtgataccacaaacacaagctaggtgacaccacaaacacaagctaggtgacaccacaaacacaagctaggtgacaccacatacacaagctaggtgataccacaaacacaagctaggtgacaccacaaacacaagctaggtgacaccacaaacacaagctaggtgacaccacaaacacaagctaggtgataccacaaacacaagctaggtgataccacatacacaagctaggtgataccacaaacacaagctaggtgacaccacaaacacaagctaggtgataccacaaacacaagctaggtgataccacaaacacaagctaggtgacaccacaaacacaagctaggtgacaccacaaacacaagctaggtgacaccacaaacacaagctaggtgacaccacaaacacaagctaggtgataccacaaacacaagctaggtgacaccacaaacacaagctaggtgacaccacaaacacaagctaggtgacaccacagacacaagctaggtgacaccacaaacacaagctaggtgacaccacaaacacaagctaggtgacaccacaaacacaagctaggtgacaccacaaacacaagctaggtgacaccacaaacacaagctaggtgacaccacaaacacaagctaggtgacaccacaaacacaagctaggtgataccacaaacacaagctaggtgacaccacaaacacaagctaggtgacaccacaaacacaagctaggtgacaccacaaacacaagctaggtgacaccacaaacacaagctaggtgacaccacaaacacaagctaggtgacaccacaaacacaagctaggtgacaccacaaacacaagctaggtgacaccacaaacacaagctaggtgacaccacaaacacaagctaggtgacaccacaaacacaagctaggtgacaccacaaacacaagctaggtgataccacaaacacaagctaggtgacaccacaaacacaagctaggtgacaccacaaacacaagctaggtgacaccacaaacacaagctaggtgacaccacacacaagctaggtgacaccacaaacacaagctaggtgacaccacaaacacaagctaggtgacaccacagacacaagctaggtgacaccacaaacacaagctatgtgacaccacaaacacaagctaggtgataccacaaacacaagctaggtgacaccacaaacacaagctaggtgagaccacaaacacaagctaggttacaccacaaacacaagctaggtgacaccacatagacaagctaggtgacaccacatacacaagctaggtgacaccacaaacacaagctaggtgaaaccacaaacacaagctaggtgacaccacaaacacaagctaggtgacaccacaaacacaagctaggtgacaccacaacacaagctaggtgacaccacaaacacaagctgacaccacaacacaaggtgacaccacaaacacaagctaggtgacaccacaaacacaagctaggtgacaccacaaacacaagctaggtgacaccacaaacacaagctaggtgacaacacaaacacaagctaggtgacaccacaaacacaagctaggtgacaccacaaacacaagctaggtgacaccacatacacaagctaggtgacaccacaaacacaagctaggtgacaccacaaacacaagctaggtgataccacaaacacaagctaggtgataccacaaacacaagctaggtgacaccacaaacacaagctaggtgacaccacaaacacaagctaggtgacaccacaaacacaagctaggtgacaccacaaacacaagctaggtgacacccacacaagctaggtgacaccacatgcacaagctaggtgacacacagtacacaagctaggtgacaccacaaacacaagctaggtgacaccacagactgcaacaagctaggtgacaccacagacacaagctaggtgacaccacaaacacaagctaggtgacaccacacacacaaacacaagtcaTGACACCACAAAGAGTCAGTGACACCACAAACATACAGCAAACTAGGTGACACCACAgccacaagctaggtgacaccacaaacacaatgATGACACCaccaagctaggtgacaccactcCTGAAGCCTCGACATTAAACACAATTAGTGTGGACAAACACCAGTtccaaacacaagctaggtgacaaaCAGAAGCAGGTGACACCACAGAAAATTACACAAAACACACGTTGCCACAGCAATAGGTCCATAACTAAGATTTTTGACAATTAACTACTTACTATGTGACACCACAAACAAGGCTAGGTATTTTAGGTGATTGCACACATACATGCAACAGTTCCATGACCATGAGGCAGCCTGGACAGTGAATGAACAGTCACCACAGTTTCTCTCTGtggactgaacaaatgaacaaagaCAGTTTGACAGTCaaactgaacaaatgaacaaagtACAGTTTGACTGTCAGACTGTCTATTAAAGTGAACAAGGACAGTTTGACTGTCAGACTGGAACAAAATGAACAAAGACAGTTTGACTGTCAGACTAAGATTTTTGACAATTAACAAATGAACAAAGACATTTTGACTGTCAGACTGGAACAAATGAACAAAGACAGTTTGACTGTCAGACTGGAACAAATGAACAAAGACAGTTTGACTGTCAGACTGGAACAAATGAACAAAGACAGTTTGACTGTCAGACTGGAACAAATGAACAAAGACAGTTTGACTGTCAGACTGGAACAAATGAACAAAGACAGTTTGACTGTCAGACTGGAACAAATGAACAAAGACAGTTTGACTGTCAGACTGGAACAAATGAACAAAGACAGTTTGACTGTCAGACTGGAACAAATGAACAAAGACAGTTTGACTGTCAGACTGGAACAAATGAACAGTACAGTTTGACTGTCAGACTGGCACAAATGAACAAAGACAGTTTGACTGTCAGACTGGAACAAATGAACAAAGACAGTTTGACTGTCAGACCGGAACAAATGAACAAAGACAGTAACGTTAGACCTTCAACATCAGTTAGCCATCCTTTGTTTCACTGAACTTTCACACCATCAAAATAAAACGTGATATCACCTGAA of the Oncorhynchus keta strain PuntledgeMale-10-30-2019 unplaced genomic scaffold, Oket_V2 Un_contig_2743_pilon_pilon, whole genome shotgun sequence genome contains:
- the LOC127922876 gene encoding protein artemis-like, whose translation is MSSFAGRMKEYPNMSLDRFDRENLHARAYFLSHCHKDHMKGLKGPLLKRKLKFSLTVKLYCSFVPRAQGTVLYTGDFRLAKGDASRIELLHSGSRVKDIKSVYLDSTFYDPRFYQIPSRETCLHAIRGLVQDCVCVSVYHTVWLNCKAAYGYEYLFTNLGDEFHTQIHVKSLDMFKKMPEILSHVTTDRATQIHACRHPKVTLLHAPFLLETPNQRTQRTKVIIRTGASSYRACFSFHSSYSEIKDFLSYLQPINIYPSVIPIGRTHADVTELLKSMCRDVSSSAVIYRPLGTLKRTQTRAAHPRCGLCRLAV